DNA sequence from the Nesterenkonia lutea genome:
GGCGGTCGCCTGTGACTTCTCACTGGGAATGCTCCAGGTGGGCAAGCGCCGTCGTCCGGACATGACGTTCATCGCCGGAGACGCGATGAACCTTCCCTTCGCCGATGACAGCTTTGACGCCGTCACCATCTCCTTCGGCCTGCGCAACATCGTGGACCCGCAGGCTGCGCTGCGGGAGATGCTGCGCGTGACCGTCCCCGGCGGGCGGCTGGCCGTGATGGAGTTCTCCGATCCCACGAACAGGCTCTTCAGCACGGTCTACAACGAGTACCTGATGCGCGCGCTGCCTCCCACGGCGCGGGCGGTCTCCTCCAATCCGGAGGCCTACGTGTACCTCGCCGAGTCGATCCGGGCCTGGCCCGACCAGGACCACCTTGCGGCGGAGCTCTCCGCCGCCGGATGGTCCGAGGTCCGCTACCGCAACCTCACCGGCGGGATCGTTGCGATCCACCACGCCCTCAAGCCCCGCGCCCTGCCCGAATCCTGAACGTGGATAGGTTAGACACCGATGACTGAATCAGCAGCTGATCCGCTGACCACGAAGCTGCCCGCCGGTTTCGATGTGCTGGCCGAGGACCTGGCGCTCGCCACCGAGGTGGCGGAGGCCCTCACCCTGGTGGAGGAGGACCTCCTCGGTTCCCTGGCCAGCGCCGACGAGCTGGTCAACGCCTCGGCGCGCTACCTGGCCCAGGCCGGCGGCAAGCGCGTGCGGCCTCTGCTCACCGTGCTCACCTCGATGCTCGGCGACGGCGTGGATGAGCGCGTCCGTCGTGCCGCCGCGGTCATGGAGATGACCCATCTGGCCACGCTCTACCACGATGACGTCATGGACTCGGCGCCGGTGCGTCGCGGAGCCCCTGCCGCGCACCAGGTGTGGGGCAACTCGGTCGCGATCCTCACCGGGGACCTGATCCTGGCCCGAGCCTCCCGGCTGATGTCCGAGCTCGGCGTGGACGCCTCCAAGATCCAGGCGCAGACCTTTGAGCGTCTGGTCATGGGCCAGCTGCACGAGACGGTCGGTCCGCAGGAGTCAGAGGACGCCTACGCCCACTATCTGCGGGTGATCGGCGACAAGACCGGCTCCCTGGTGGCAGCGGCCGCCCGGCTCGGCGCCCACTTCGGCGGCTGCTCGGAGTCGACGACCGCGATGCTCGAAGAGTACGGCGAGGCAGTGGGCGTGGCCTTCCAGCTGGCCGACGATGTCATCGACATCACCGCAGATCCCGAAGCCTCCGGCAAGACCCCCGGCACCGACCTGCGTGAGGGCGTGTCCACGCTTCCGGTGCTGCTGCTGCGTCAGCACGCGCGGACCGCGACCGCGGGACAGGATCGGGATGAGGCCGTGCAGGCGCTCGAGCTCGTCGACGGCGATCTCAGTTCAGACGAGGCGCTGGCGCGTGCCGTGGCCGCCGTCGTCGCTCATCCGGTCACCGAGCAGTCCTGGGAGGTGGCGCACAGCTGGGCCGAGAAGGCCAAGCAGTCCATCGCGGGGCTGCCGGAGAGCACGGTGAAGTCGGCGCTGCTGTCCTTCGCCGATGCCGTGGTCGAGCGCGACGGCTGAACCCGGCCGCTGGACCCGGGCGCTGACACGGGCGGGTCAGCTTGGCGGGTCAGGTCTTGGCTGCCAGGATCTGTTCCAGCGCCGCCCGGAGCTCCCGGGCCTTCTCGGCGCGCACTGACACCGGCACCGGGTGACGGATCTGCCGGTAGAGCATGTCATCGGCGTAGCGGGGGAACACATGCAGGTGGTAGTGCCACACATGCTGGTTCCCCGCAGGCTCATTGTGCTGCCGCACCGAGGTCCCCTCCGGATTCCAGGCCAGCTTCATCGCCTTGGAGACATCGCGGGACATGATGGAGATCTTGGAGAGCAGGTCATCGTCGAGGTCATAGAGCGCCTCGCGGTGCTGCACGGGAGTGATCATCGCGTGGCCCTCATACGGTCCGAAGCCGTCACAGGCCATGAAGACCAGCACATCGGCGTCCTGGTGGACCAGATCCGTCAGCTCACACCGATTCGACCGCTGGTCCACGTCTCCGCGGGCCAGACCGCAGAACGGGCACGAGTAGCCCTCGGGAGCGTGCGAGCTCCACAGCCGCGCGAGATCAGCGCTGCTCATCCGGGCTCCTCCTCGAAGGAGAACTCCAGCAGGTCGAAGATGAACTCGCTGACGGTGGCGCCCTCGTCATTCCACATTCCCGAGTTGCTGCTGCGGCGGACGATCAGCGGGTCCGGGACATCAAGAGTGTCCACATCCACGCCCCAGACCCAGCGCTCCTCCTCGTCCTCGAGGAACAGCAGGTGGCCGTCCTCCACGGTCAGCTCGTCCGGATCGAAGAAGAAGTGGTAGGCCTCCATGATCTCCTCGCAGCGGCCCAGCGCCAGATAGAACTCCTCAAGCACCTGAGGCAGGCGCGGGCGGGCCTTCAGCTCGGCGGGCAGCTCGGAATCAGCGATGAGCTGGCGCAGCTCCTCGGGGGTGAAACCCTCCTCAGGGGTCCACTTCTCATCGAGGTATTCGGGCACCAGGGCGCGGAACTTGTCCAGGAACATATCGGCCATGGCCTCAGTCTAGAAGACCGGGAACATCCCCACGGGCCGCGTGCGTTCACTCCAATACGGCATACTGTGCTGAGTTAATCGATCAGAAGGAACCTACCCGTGTCCCAGAATTCCTCGCAGCGGCCGGCAGACCGAGCCATCCGAGTCGCCGTCGTCGGAGCCGGCCCCGCAGGTGTCTATGCCTCTGACATCCTGGCCAAGGCGCAGAAGAAGAGCGACTTCGAGTTCAGCATCGATCTCTATGACCGGTATCCCGCCCCCTTCGGGCTGATCCGCTACGGAGTCGCGCCGGACCATCCGCGGATCAAGGGCATCGTGAAGGCCCTGCACAAGGTCCTCGATCGTGGCGACATCCGACTCATCGGCAATGTGAACATCGGCGAGGATCTCAGCATCGAGGACCTCCGCCGGCACTAC
Encoded proteins:
- a CDS encoding demethylmenaquinone methyltransferase; its protein translation is MNRPSTGNRASLAKKPEDVASMFDEVADRYDITNDVLSLGQTRRWRRQLVAALAVAEGERVLDLAAGTGSSTEPFHEAGAEAVACDFSLGMLQVGKRRRPDMTFIAGDAMNLPFADDSFDAVTISFGLRNIVDPQAALREMLRVTVPGGRLAVMEFSDPTNRLFSTVYNEYLMRALPPTARAVSSNPEAYVYLAESIRAWPDQDHLAAELSAAGWSEVRYRNLTGGIVAIHHALKPRALPES
- a CDS encoding polyprenyl synthetase family protein — protein: MTESAADPLTTKLPAGFDVLAEDLALATEVAEALTLVEEDLLGSLASADELVNASARYLAQAGGKRVRPLLTVLTSMLGDGVDERVRRAAAVMEMTHLATLYHDDVMDSAPVRRGAPAAHQVWGNSVAILTGDLILARASRLMSELGVDASKIQAQTFERLVMGQLHETVGPQESEDAYAHYLRVIGDKTGSLVAAAARLGAHFGGCSESTTAMLEEYGEAVGVAFQLADDVIDITADPEASGKTPGTDLREGVSTLPVLLLRQHARTATAGQDRDEAVQALELVDGDLSSDEALARAVAAVVAHPVTEQSWEVAHSWAEKAKQSIAGLPESTVKSALLSFADAVVERDG
- a CDS encoding HIT family protein — its product is MSSADLARLWSSHAPEGYSCPFCGLARGDVDQRSNRCELTDLVHQDADVLVFMACDGFGPYEGHAMITPVQHREALYDLDDDLLSKISIMSRDVSKAMKLAWNPEGTSVRQHNEPAGNQHVWHYHLHVFPRYADDMLYRQIRHPVPVSVRAEKARELRAALEQILAAKT